Proteins from a genomic interval of Debaryomyces hansenii CBS767 chromosome E complete sequence:
- a CDS encoding DEHA2E10252p (no similarity) yields the protein MLYAPSSGSCLSKQLIGLGQTCLKCGVWKKAQNKSLSRIYFDSFDMIWNAESIGFQNVYTNYQHRCTSSSCMVQ from the coding sequence ATGCTATATGCTCCTAGCTCGGGTAGTTGTTTActgaaacaattgattgGATTAGGCCAAACATGTTTAAAGTGCGGTGTTTGGAAAAAGGCGCAGAACAAAAGCCTACTGCGGATTTATTTTGACAGTTTTGATATGATTTGGAATGCCGAGAGTATTGGCTTTCAGAATGTTTACACGAACTACCAACACCGTTgtacttcttcttcatgTATGGTACAATAA
- a CDS encoding DEHA2E10164p (similar to uniprot|P11972 Saccharomyces cerevisiae YLR452C SST2 Protein involved in desensitization to alpha-factor pheromone) has protein sequence MKIKNILNINNSGDASKTLHETVLKNFNKTPSGKIYENELKDIYGMMLICLELKDTLGTRIRFNPLAKTYPYSFHIEDALEKMTHLEVKIELSKTTTTISYSIKPELGSALLTKFFNAKLLHSPADRTRSKPKNAVLLQPTPKGVAILQDFYKKIGGKREGIPPILLSNLNSMDLFKFDRDPISDKILYSDYFLQLIFVKLMSSSPNVWSPDKKADTLPSIDSKLDFNECFSDGFDFSMLGIDKATVNLQNLYPGCEGVNFWDSQSNGSSITVDEKDKKSYIVSPIHHRYFTNPESDSHVQYYVSNTGVRFHQNKIFRSSTGEDMNINLCISGKAICQWLCDCTDVISIHHATEIADLLLKVKLLVPITSSPSNANYKRFQPDRSSFYVLGEQGLNIVHWMDIKENELVNNIEEASADRHTYKELSSQSIESFIDNCMSRDLKSQRNSKVPITTLQENLKDPGMRYLFKKHLEKEFCSENLEAYLQLKQFHKKITILSELLIFKRNCMKHTTKSIDCQIVQLANTCLGMAYHIYFTYLSSDSPFLLNINYNLKEQITTIMLNKSMVSSATTQDYTKTTIQESLGDNRSAPQGISGDIELEITPTSPVSSTKSNASSRETRIIGDSNIKRQDIVYQEFDFQFKSPMEQNIRNTLNILVQVSAIFDATANHIYRLMEVDSFPKFLDSDIYQHATSYIELRK, from the coding sequence atgaaaattaagaatatCCTTAACATCAATAATTCCGGGGATGCTTCGAAGACATTACATGAAACAGTgttaaaaaatttcaataaaactCCGTCAGGAAAAATCTATGAGAATGAATTGAAGGATATTTACGGTATGATGCTCATTTGCTTAGAATTAAAAGACACCCTAGGAACTAGAATAAGGTTTAACCCATTAGCTAAGACTTATCCGTATTCATTTCATATTGAAGATGCTTTAGAAAAAATGACACACTTGGAAGTAAAAATTGAGTTATCCAAGACAACGACTACAATATCGTATAGCATTAAGCCTGAGTTAGGATCTGCGTTATTAAcgaaattcttcaatgcGAAGTTGTTACATTCGCCAGCTGATAGAACAAGATCAAAGCCAAAGAATGCTGTACTCTTGCAGCCCACTCCAAAAGGCGTAGCTATACTTCAGGACTTCTATAAGAAGATAGGTGGCAAGAGAGAGGGTATTCCTCCAATCTTATTATCCAATTTAAACTCAATGGACTTGTTTAAGTTTGATAGAGATCCTATATctgataaaatattgtaCTCGGACTATTTTCTTCAGTTGATATTTGTGAAGTTAATGAGCAGTTCCCCCAACGTTTGGTCTCCCGACAAAAAGGCTGACACTTTACCTTCGATTGATTCGAAACTAGACTTCAACGAATGCTTTAGTGATGGATTTGACTTTAGCATGTTAGGGATTGACAAGGCGACAGTGAACTTGCAAAATCTTTATCCTGGTTGCGAGGGAGTCAATTTCTGGGATAGCCAAAGTAATGGAAGTAGTATTACCGTTGATGAAAAGGACAAAAAAAGTTATATTGTTAGTCCAATACACCATAGGTACTTTACTAATCCTGAATCAGATTCCCATGTGCAATACTATGTATCTAACACAGGCGTAAGGTTTCATCAAAACAAGATATTCAGATCCTCTACTGGGGAAGATATGAACATCAATCTATGTATTTCTGGTAAAGCAATATGCCAATGGCTTTGTGATTGTACTGATGTTATAAGCATTCATCATGCCACTGAGATTGCTGATCTATTATTAAAGGTAAAATTACTAGTACCGATAACTCTGTCTCCATCTAATGCTAATTATAAACGGTTTCAACCTGATAGATCCTCGTTTTACGTATTGGGTGAACAAGGATTGAATATTGTGCATTGGATGGATATAAAAGAGAATGAATTGGTTAacaatattgaagaagccTCGGCAGATAGACATACttataaagaattatcaaGTCAAAGTATAGaatcatttattgataactGTATGTCTAGGGATCTTAAGTCTCAAAGAAATTCGAAGGTACCTATAACGACATTACAGGAAAACTTGAAAGATCCTGGAATGAGGTATTTATTTAAGAAGCATCTAGAAAAAGAGTTCTGCTCAGAGAACCTTGAAGCGTATTTGCAACTAAAGCAATTCCACAAAAAGATAACCATTCTAAGCGAACTTCTAATCTTCAAGAGAAACTGCATGAAGCACACTACGAAATCTATTGATTGtcaaattgttcaattagCCAATACCTGCTTAGGTATGGCATATCACATTTATTTTACTTACTTAAGTTCAGACTCTCCTTTCTTGTTAAACATTAATTATAACTTGAAGGAACAAATAACAACAATTATGTTGAATAAGTCTATGGTTTCAAGTGCAACTACTCAAGACTATACAAAAACTACGATACAAGAGAGCCTTGGAGACAATCGTTCTGCACCTCAAGGTATTTCAGgtgatattgaattagaGATTACACCTACATCACCTGTTTCATCCACAAAGCTGAATGCAAGTAGCAGAGAAACTAGAATCATAGGGGATTCGAATATCAAGAGGCAAGATATTGTGTACCAGGAGTTTGACTTCCAGTTTAAATCGCCTATGGAACAAAATATCAGAAATactttgaatattttggttCAAGTGTCAGCAATCTTTGATGCCACAGCTAATCACATTTACAGGTTAATGGAAGTGGATTCATTTCCTAAATTCTTGGATAGTGACATCTATCAACATGCAACTTCTTACATAGAACTTAGAAAATAA
- a CDS encoding DEHA2E10208p (similar to uniprot|Q06199 Saccharomyces cerevisiae YLR456W), producing the protein MSTKLPESVTKLLNSTRYVHLATCLDNIPHVSLMNYTYYHGNEDYIIMTTPKGTTKYENMVANPNVSLLLHDWMAAKTTSEDTSEATGKRRNSLYEFLTNLNKTEISRVSVMINGRAEELSVDAEKHNFFKSLHLNNSSIDEVQAENYIKDGNTALFIIKIDLCKVTDTENNVEEY; encoded by the coding sequence ATGTCTACGAAATTACCAGAATCCGTCACCAAGTTGTTAAACTCGACAAGATATGTTCACTTGGCAACTTGTTTGGATAATATTCCCCATGTATCGTTAATGAACTATACCTACTATCACGGGAATGAGGACTACATTATTATGACCACTCCCAAAGGAACAACAAAGTACGAAAATATGGTGGCAAATCCCAATGTTTCATTATTGTTACACGACTGGATGGCCGCAAAAACTACCTCCGAAGACACTAGTGAAGCTACAGgcaaaagaagaaattcGTTGTATGAATTCTTGACAAACTTGAACAAAACAGAAATCAGCAGGGTTTCAGTCATGATTAATGGGAGGGCTGAAGAACTATCGGTGGATGCCGAAAAGCACAACTTCTTCAAGTCCTTACACTTGAATAACAGCTCAATTGACGAGGTTCAGGCCGAAAACTACATCAAGGATGGCAATACTGCgcttttcatcatcaaaattgaCCTATGTAAGGTCACAGACACCGAAAACAATGTCGAGGAATACTAA
- a CDS encoding DEHA2E10296p (similar to uniprot|P40017 Saccharomyces cerevisiae YER024W YAT2 Carnitine acetyltransferase), with amino-acid sequence MTYTYEYEEGLPRLPVPSLTNTSTQLLNTLKPLLSVDEYNELLQESSEFLSHEVINLIQRHLVAASLNPNNTCYLNCVNNGTSPGIYGEIRGDILPRNPYLILEEDPYAKTVNPPNQSQRAANLVNSSLKFVTSLRNDTLQPDRTPKNGNPLSMNCYNILFGTTRVPLTEDENSYQSATIQKFNDINDSRHIVIICNNQYYCLEVLTEYSEEEYKESKTKHKIWFSDYELSIIFQGIINNSNTIDRVESINNSIGSLTTQSFSIWKISRSELNKSNKKNLELIDNALFIVVLDPNLPDSDQEKTSVIAHGTSELLKGTNMQVGSCTSRWYDKLQLVVTKNSVAGVVWESSSTDGTAILRFISDIYADSILKLAKNINGAEYTLFDDNVGFVSADGSIKKPESERLIITRTPELLNLIRLSETRLADLIHQHEYKTLTLKLNTYLVNKFELSIDSVLQVAFQIANYTLYGSMANTLEPITTRKFRDSRTELIPVQNDHISRLVKLFITNSNSSLKWDLFRECCSVHTKQYRNAMNGKGFERHFNAIISVLGRPHAVETLNKLNADVPDLEPIPDIKKIKNLHIPLLSNPTIEKLSSPELLISNCGNPALHMFGIPPAADQGFGIGYVIHGDKIIITVSSKFRQTERFLRTFKGVMKEFLSIIKQKSNFLININDSESRKSELQRLRIEHELKNINKSLPSTKHPIELTVEKTRIPIENVSIEGNGDSVQSRSSRSNSLSDDYKEDYDILGGYGYFNFGDLDMRSDELSREESFLNSTPPSLSSLNSKQHSSTNLHKAAMTNNNSPSDIKQKFNLSAEIRDRLSLQDDYSSTSSVAGSMEDASSEGSNENSSKPKKLIGRELDISDVH; translated from the coding sequence ATGACATACACATATGAATATGAAGAGGGTCTTCCTCGATTACCAGTTCCTCTGTTAACGAACACGTCAAcccaattattgaatacattGAAACCATTATTGAGCGTAGATGAATATAACGAATTACTCCAGGAATCGAGTGAGTTTCTCAGTCATGAAGTTattaatttgattcaaCGTCATTTGGTGGCAGCTTCTTTAAATCCTAATAACACATGCTACTTAAATTGTGTGAATAATGGAACCAGCCCGGGGATTTATGGCGAAATAAGAGGAGATATTCTTCCTCGAAACCCGTACTTAAttttagaagaagatcCGTATGCGAAGACTGTTAATCCACCTAACCAAAGTCAAAGAGCAGCCAATTTGGTTAATTCgtctttgaaatttgtaACAAGTCTTCGTAATGATACATTACAACCAGATAGGACACCTAAAAATGGTAATCCCTTATCGATGAACtgttataatatattatttggCACAACAAGAGTGCCCCTCACAGAAGACGAAAATTCGTACCAAAGTGCAACTATACAAAAGTTTAATGATATCAATGATTCGAGACACATTGTTATCATTTGTAACAACCAGTATTATTGCTTGGAAGTGTTGACAGAGTATAGCGAAGAGGAATACAAGGAATCTAAGACCAAGCATAAAATTTGGTTCAGTGATTatgaattatcaataatttttcaaggGATAATCAACAATTCTAATACTATTGATAGAGTTGAGTCTATAAACAATTCTATTGGATCTTTGACTACGcaatcattttcaatttggaaaataagCAGAAgtgaattgaataagtctaacaaaaaaaacttagaattgattgataatgCCTTATTCATAGTTGTATTGGATCCTAATTTGCCAGATTCCGATCAAGAAAAGACATCGGTGATAGCACATGGAACCTCTGAGTTGTTGAAAGGAACTAATATGCAAGTCGGTTCATGTACGTCTAGGTGGTATGATAAGTTACAGTTAGTCGTTACTAAGAATTCAGTTGCAGGTGTAGTCTGggaatcatcatcaacagATGGCACAGCGATTTTAAGATTCATTAGTGACATCTATGCTGAttctattttgaaattagcCAAAAACATCAATGGAGCTGAGTATACATTGTTTGATGATAATGTTGGGTTTGTATCAGCAGATGGATCGATCAAGAAGCCAGAGTCTGAAAGATTGATAATTACCAGAACCCCAGaacttttgaatttgataaggCTATCAGAAACAAGATTAGCCGACTTAATACACCAACATGAATACAAGACCTTGACTCTTAAATTGAACACCTATTTGGTCAATAAATTCGAACTCAGTATAGACTCAGTTTTGCAAGTTGCATTTCAGATTGCAAATTATACTTTATATGGGAGTATGGCAAATACGTTAGAACCCATTACCACTAGAAAGTTCAGAGACTCGAGGACTGAATTAATTCCAGTTCAAAACGATCATATTTCTAGGTTggttaaattatttattacaaactcaaattcttcattgaaaTGGGACTTGTTCAGAGAATGTTGTAGCGTTCATACTAAGCAATATCGTAATGCTATGAATGGTAAAGGTTTTGAGAGACATTTTAATGCAATCATCTCTGTTTTAGGGAGACCTCATGCAGTCGAGActttgaacaaattgaatgcTGATGTGCCTGATTTGGAACCGATTCCagatataaagaaaataaaaaacCTACATATTCCATTACTCTCAAATCCCACGATTGAAAAGCTTTCCTCTCctgaattattgatttctaaTTGTGGTAATCCAGCATTACACATGTTTGGTATTCCACCTGCAGCGGACCAAGGTTTTGGGATTGGTTACGTTATCCATGGTGataaaatcatcattacTGTTAGTTCAAAGTTCAGACAAACAGAGAGGTTTTTGCGTACTTTTAAAGGAGTCATGAAGGAATTCTTATCGATTATTAAGCAAAAATcgaatttcttgattaatataaatgattcAGAATCTAGAAAACTGGAGTTACAAAGACTTAGAATTGAGCATGAGCTTAAGAATATTAACAAATCCCTCCCTCTGACAAAACATCCTATCGAATTGACTGTTGAAAAAACACGCATTCCAATAGAAAATGTTAGCATTGAAGGAAATGGGGATAGTGTGCAATCCCGCTCTAGTAGATCTAACTCTTTATCGGACGATTATAAAGAAGATTACGATATTTTAGGGGGATATGGGTACTTCAATTTTGGTGACTTAGATATGAGATCGGATGAATTATCAAGAGAAGAGTCGTTCTTAAACAGTACTCCACCTAGCTTATCGAGCTTGAATTCGAAACAACATTCTTCGACAAATCTTCATAAAGCAGCAATGACTAATAACAATAGTCCTAGTGATATCAAGCAAAAGTTTAATTTGTCTGCTGAGATCAGAGACAGATTGCTGTTACAAGATGATTATTCGTCGACATCCTCTGTTGCAGGAAGCATGGAGGATGCATCATCAGAAGgttcaaatgaaaattctAGTAAgccaaagaaattaatagGCAGAGAGTTGGATATTTCAGATGTTCATTAG
- a CDS encoding DEHA2E10142p (highly similar to uniprot|P32481 Saccharomyces cerevisiae YER025W GCD11 Gamma subunit of the translation initiation factor eIF2 involved in the identification of the start codon) yields MSYDDIENATPDIVIGGSAEDHELDVHYEHDVESDNEHVEEPQEASKEKKSVAFAGLDDEFDEETARREFEEGGGLPEQPANPDFSELTPLSAEIINRQATINIGTIGHVAHGKSTVVRAISGVQTVRFKDELERNITIKLGYANAKIYKCDNEECPEPDCYRSFKSDKEIRPKCQREGCEGRYKLVRHVSFVDCPGHDILMSTMLSGAAVMDAALLLVAGNESCPQPQTSEHLAAIEIMKLKHVIILQNKVDLMREESALEHQKSILSFIRGTIADGAPIVPISAQLKYNIDAVNQFIVNSIPIPPRDFMATPRLIVIRSFDVNKPGAEIDDLKGGVAGGSILNGVFKIGDEIEIRPGIVTKDDNGKIQCKPIFSNIVSLFAEHNDLKFAVPGGLIGVGTKVDPTLCRADRLVGQVVGAKGNLPSIYTDIEINYFLLRRLLGVKTDGQKQGAKVRKLEVGEVLMVNIGSTATGARVIAVRADMARLQLTSPACTEVDEKIALSRRIEKHWRLIGWATIKKGTTLEPVA; encoded by the coding sequence ATGTCATACGacgatattgaaaatgctACACCAGATATTGTGATTGGTGGCTCTGCTGAAGATCATGAACTTGACGTTCATTACGAACATGATGTTGAAAGTGATAATGAACATGTCGAAGAGCCGCAAGAAGCAAgcaaagaaaagaaatcaGTGGCGTTTGCTGGATTAGATGACGagtttgatgaagaaacagCCAGAAGAGAATTCGAAGAAGGAGGAGGATTACCAGAGCAACCAGCCAACCCAGACTTTTCAGAATTGACACCTTTGTCGGCCGAGATTATCAATAGACAAGCCACCATTAACATTGGTACTATTGGTCATGTTGCGCACGGTAAGTCTACAGTTGTGAGGGCCATTTCAGGGGTCCAAACTGTTCGTTTCAAGGATGAATTGGAAAgaaatattactattaAGTTAGGGTATGCTAATGCTAAGATTTACAAGTGTGACAATGAAGAATGTCCCGAACCAGATTGTTATAGATCATTCAAATctgataaagaaataagACCAAAGTGTCAAAGAGAAGGTTGTGAAGGTCGTTACAAATTGGTCAGACATGTGTCGTTCGTCGATTGTCCAGGTCACGATATTTTGATGAGTACTATGTTGTCGGGTGCAGCTGTTATGGATGCTGCCTTGTTATTAGTTGCAGGTAATGAAAGTTGTCCACAACCACAAACATCTGAGCATTTAGCTGCCATtgaaattatgaaattgaagCATGTGATCATCTTACAAAATAAGGTTGATTTAATGAGAGAAGAATCTGCTTTAGAGCATCAAAAGTCCATTTTGAGTTTCATCAGAGGTACTATTGCTGATGGTGCTCCAATTGTTCCAATTTCTGctcaattaaaatataatattgatgctgtcaatcaatttattgttaattCTATTCCAATTCCGCCAAGAGACTTCATGGCTACTCCAAGATTGATCGTTATTAGATCATTCGATGTTAATAAACCAGGTGCTGAAATTGATGACTTGAAGGGTGGTGTTGCTGGTGGTTCTATCTTGAACGGTGTTTTTAAGATCGGTGATGAAATCGAAATCAGACCGGGTATCGTTACTAAGGACGATAACGGTAAAATTCAATGTAAGCCAATTTTCTCCAATATTGTATCGTTATTTGCTGAAcataatgatttgaaatttgctGTTCCTGGTGGTTTAATTGGGGTTGGTACTAAGGTTGATCCTACTTTATGTAGAGCTGACAGATTGGTCGGTCAAGTTGTTGGTGCTAAAGGTAATTTACCATCTATTTACactgatattgaaattaattactTCTTATTAAGAAGATTATTAGGTGTTAAGACTGACGGTCAAAAACAAGGTGCGAAGGTTCGTAAGTTAGAAGTTGGTGAAGTTTTGATGGTTAATATTGGTTCTACCGCAACCGGTGCTAGAGTCATCGCTGTCAGAGCTGATATGGCTCGTTTACAATTAACCTCTCCAGCTTGTACtgaagttgatgaaaagaTTGCTTTATCTAGACGTATTGAAAAGCATTGGCGTTTAATTGGTTGGGCTACTATTAAGAAAGGTACCACTTTGGAACCTGTTGCATAA
- a CDS encoding DEHA2E10274p (similar to ca|CA0424|IPF10795 Candida albicans IPF10795 putative transcription factor (by homology)): protein MNSRVMMNYYPEMYPSSTNYPQTPSNVGQYYEQSKLPSIYVPYQNQPSMMANSGDYYYSNQQVMGQQMQQQSVSQQYSHPQIQTHNPVSSHSIQQMQQTQRIVSPMYYQPSVVSSQNMLHPYQYGHAPMINTSQSPQAKGYPVSPLSNNNSEMIPMNSPPRLASKLEDKQPLPIDYSSLVSYTISPSLKRRRKSKQKIVDTTQSFPCSQCSKVFQKPYNLKSHMKTHSDEKPFKCSVCDKTFARSHDKKRHESLHVGEKNFKCEGFLKDGTTKWGCGKKFARSDALSRHFRTETGWLCIKPLMDEANESENNPDHSIQEQHQDDTFMDNATFIKRFIQPK, encoded by the coding sequence ATGAACAGTCGGGttatgatgaattattatcctGAAATGTATCCATCAAGCACGAATTATCCCCAGACACCTTCAAATGTGGGTCAGTATTACGAGCAAAGCAAGCTTCCATCGATATACGTTCCATACCAGAACCAACCATCGATGATGGCAAATAGTGGTGATTATTACTATTCGAACCAACAAGTGATGGGGCAGCAAATGCAACAACAATCTGTACTGCAACAATACTCCCACCCCCAGATACAGACTCACAACCCGGTTAGTTCACATCTGATACAACAGATGCAACAGACGCAACGAATAGTATCGCCCATGTACTACCAACCATCAGTGGTATCGTCGCAAAATATGCTTCATCCATACCAATATGGTCATGCTCCAATGATCAATACATCGCAGTCACCACAAGCGAAGGGATATCCTGTAAGTCCACTttcgaataataatagtgaGATGATTCCAATGAATTCGCCGCCAAGACTAGCTTCGAAATTGGAGGACAAGCAGCCTTTACCTATTGACTACTCATCATTAGTCAGCTACACCATTTCGCcatcattgaaaagaagaagaaaatccAAACAGAAGATTGTTGACACAACTCAATCTTTCCCATGTAGTCAATGCTCCAAGGTATTCCAGAAGCCATACAATTTAAAATCACATATGAAGACTCACTCGGACGAAAAACCTTTTAAGTGCTCGGTATGCGATAAGACGTTTGCCCGCTCGCACGATAAGAAGCGTCATGAATCATTGCATGTTGGAGAAAAGAATTTCAAGTGCGAAGGTTTTCTCAAGGATGGAACCACGAAATGGGGTTGTGGGAAGAAATTTGCACGTTCGGATGCATTATCAAGACATTTTAGGACTGAAACTGGTTGGCTTTGCATTAAGCCTCTAATGGACGAAGCCAATGAATCGGAAAATAATCCAGACCATTCCATTCAAGAGCAACACCAAGATGATACCTTCATGGATAATGCAACCTTTATTAAGAGGTTTATCCAGCCCAAATAA
- a CDS encoding DEHA2E10186p (weakly similar to uniprot|P54791 Saccharomyces cerevisiae YPR162C ORC4 Subunit of the origin recognition complex which directs DNA replication by binding to replication origins and is also involved in transcriptional silencing) — MTSNNNIDLDFEGEFAPIKPLSSEELQNDRLIKRIKLQKKLEKLEDHDLSSDYKTNLISEYEDTIAIDNPVKTYEKRRSIDGISDSQANKSTRINIDWINAQKARIHNPHVNKEHKNKSVDEPNTIQESKSRNLKDDSRIVSKGAQEDSAKQKNEKRLRAEKLKNFKLTDSGFDSLIRRSRLKEQRSMKGEDEISQQEINTEPDGFDQPQEYKEFRANENDVKLLRKQVLSQLVNKTTNFPNLLESPNLISKYKEVYKMFEHTVRDNEGHSSLIIGPRSSGKTAIIQHALDDLSSKYPGQFITVRLNAYLHSDDIVALREVARQLDYNAKQLRTSDDVSFGNFEQRSISDTFTNILSILDKNNNNNNNNNATHNEQEAVSIIFIIEEFENFTSGSKQTLLYNLFDLSQSSSTPICVVGVSTKITARELLEKRVRSRFSQRIISINKSNTMEEFWANAKLGLVLSNEFIETLGDQNYGFSWNQYVESMYSSKSSYLRKLIFQNYFTIKNFKDFNNNCILPVSKISTSQPFPVDGDFKQYSINQSINNIQSIVKSLSVLELLLIIAATRWIEKFDLQVVNFNLAYKEYEDMIKNFNINSATVNSSSLIDNNILSNITINQKIWSPKILKNCWESLYKLGLLLDYGAATTNADGQVVSTTTSNRNIIIEDNKMVQLDITLDELHHLIDDSNVYRSLTKL; from the coding sequence ATGACGTCAAATAACaatattgatttggatttcGAAGGTGAATTTGCTCCTATTAAACCATTATCTCTGGAGGAACTACAAAATGACCGCTTAATTAAACGCATTAAGCTTCAAAAGAAGCTTGAAAAGCTCGAAGACCACGATCTAAGTTCGGACTACAAAACCAATCTCATCAGCGAATACGAAGATACGATAGCAATTGATAATCCAGTGAAGACTTAtgaaaaaagaagaagtattGATGGGATCAGTGATAGTCAAGCCAATAAATCGACACGTATAAATATAGACTGGATTAATGCCCAAAAGGCTAGGATACATAACCCGCATGTAAACAAAGAGCATAAAAATAAGTCGGTTGATGAACCGAATACCATTCAAGAAAGTAAAAGTCGAAATTTGAAGGATGATAGTCGTATTGTGTCCAAAGGCGCTCAGGAAGATCTGGCAAAAcagaaaaatgaaaaacGCTTACgagctgaaaaattaaaaaatttcaaattaacTGATTCAGGATTTGATTCATTGATAAGACGAAGCAGACTTAAAGAACAGCGATCGATGAAAGGTGAGGATGAAATATCACAGcaagaaataaatacaGAACCAGATGGCTTCGACCAACCTCAAGAGTATAAGGAATTTAGGGCAAACGAAAATGATGTGAAATTACTTAGGAAACAGGTGCTATCACAACTTGTAAATAAAACCACCAATTTTCCTAACTTACTTGAGTCCCCAAACTTAATCAGCAAGTATAAAGAAGTTTATAAAATGTTTGAACACACTGTTAGAGATAACGAAGGGCATTCACTGTTGATAATTGGGCCAAGATCTTCAGGAAAGACTGCAATAATTCAACACGCGTTAGATGATTTGTCGTCTAAATATCCAGGGCAATTCATTACGGTCAGACTAAATGCATATTTACATAGTGATGATATTGTTGCATTAAGAGAAGTGGCCCGGCAGTTAGATTATAATGCGAAGCAACTACGTACTAGTGATGATGTAAGCTTTGGCAATTTTGAACAGAGATCTATAAGTGATACTTTTACTAATATTTTGTCAATATTAGacaagaataataataataataataataataatgccaCTCATAATGAACAAGAAGCGGTTTctatcattttcattatcgaagaatttgaaaattttacaAGTGGGAGTAAGCAGACCCTCTTATAtaatttgtttgatttgTCACAAAGTTCTTCCACTCCAATATGTGTTGTAGGAGTTTCTACCAAAATAACTGCTAGAGAATTGCTCGAAAAGAGAGTTAGAAGTAGATTCAGccaaagaattatttccaTAAACAAATCTAACACGATGGAGGAATTTTGGGCTAATGCAAAACTTGGGTTGGTGTTGAGTAATGAGTTTATTGAAACGCTAGGAGACCAGAATTATGGTTTCCTGTGGAACCAATACGTGGAATCTATGTATTCAAGTAAGTCATCATACTTAAGGAAactaatatttcaaaattattttactatcaaaaatttcaaggaCTTCAACAACAATTGCATCCTTCCAGTATCCAAAATATCCACCCTGCAACCATTTCCCGTAGATGGTGACTTCAAGCAATACTCGATAAACCAATCgatcaataatatacaatcaATCGTTAAGTCTCTATCAGTTTTAgagttattattaattattgcTGCCACAAGATGGATTGAAAAGTTTGACTTGCAGGTCgtaaattttaatttagCTTACAAAGAGTATGAAGAtatgataaagaatttcaatataaattcaGCTACAGTGAATTCATCGTCTCTAAtcgataataatattttatccaACATTACtattaatcaaaaaatttggtCACcaaagatattgaagaattgcTGGGAATCTTTATACAAATTAGGCCTATTATTGGACTATGGAGCTGCTACAACAAATGCTGATGGTCAAGTAGTATCGACTACAACCTCAAACAGGAATATTATAATAGAGGATAACAAAATGGTTCAGTTAGACATTACGTTGGATGAATTACATCATCTCATTGATGATCTGAATGTTTATAGGTCCTTAACTAAATTGTAA